From Cohaesibacter gelatinilyticus, the proteins below share one genomic window:
- the gcvA gene encoding transcriptional regulator GcvA produces the protein MRSMPPLNSLKAFEASGRHLNFRLAAEELNVTHGAVAQHVRSLEKILNMKLFHRHARGLSLTDDGRRYLPPIRRAFDMIAEATETLTPKDVVVTISTTPSFATRWLVPRLGQFSEDYPDIRMRLDASNTPANFQTDGVDIAIRQGQSPFGPGLVADNLFDSEIIAVCHPDLAKGENAIHSPEDLAHHVLLEDAHGHWPIFLQAALGDKQLQNTKTTNFSLTSLAIDAAIARQGVALTNRALVMDDLRENRLCQPFAFSQSTHAAFYVVAPREPRNPTLVTCVRDWLIKQAQEMNIQ, from the coding sequence ATGCGCTCCATGCCACCACTTAATTCTCTCAAGGCGTTTGAAGCCTCTGGTCGGCATCTGAATTTCAGATTGGCCGCAGAAGAGCTGAATGTAACCCATGGCGCCGTGGCACAGCATGTTCGATCATTGGAGAAAATATTGAACATGAAGCTCTTTCATCGCCATGCACGAGGGCTGTCCCTGACCGATGACGGGCGTCGTTATCTACCGCCAATCCGCCGTGCATTTGACATGATTGCCGAGGCAACAGAAACCCTCACACCCAAAGATGTGGTGGTTACCATCAGCACGACCCCATCCTTTGCCACCAGATGGCTGGTGCCCAGATTGGGTCAGTTCTCCGAAGATTATCCTGACATTCGCATGCGTCTGGATGCATCAAACACCCCTGCCAATTTCCAGACAGATGGTGTGGACATTGCCATTCGCCAAGGACAGTCACCTTTCGGCCCCGGCCTGGTTGCAGATAATCTATTCGACTCCGAGATAATAGCCGTGTGCCATCCCGATCTTGCCAAAGGAGAGAATGCCATCCACTCCCCCGAAGATCTGGCCCATCATGTCCTGCTCGAAGACGCCCACGGTCACTGGCCCATCTTTCTTCAAGCTGCCCTTGGCGATAAGCAGCTCCAGAACACCAAGACGACTAATTTTAGCCTCACATCTCTGGCCATCGATGCTGCCATTGCCCGGCAAGGTGTGGCGCTGACAAACCGGGCTCTGGTAATGGATGATCTGCGCGAAAACCGCCTCTGCCAACCTTTTGCCTTCTCCCAAAGCACCCATGCAGCTTTTTATGTTGTCGCTCCGCGAGAACCAAGAAACCCCACCCTTGTCACTTGCGTCCGAGACTGGCTGATCAAACAGGCTCAGGAGATGAACATCCAGTAG
- a CDS encoding helix-turn-helix transcriptional regulator — MCYTVSDYLDQSPNAHARARLALGAGRTVTIWENDDARILYDKPIGHTFSLYLRGGTGTKRLDAGGVSGWPGAICVLPEGQISDWEITSPFRFLHLVLPDEPLRASFSRIHDRDARYFDLAEVMYDDAPTMMGPLVRLVEAAKTSNVLLADSAIAELIHQLPDQPVILKGGLSTRQLRQVDEWIEANLASSIRLADLAAQTDLSEFHFHRMFRTSRGTSPHKWVLMRRLEAAKRQLAGCDSLASIATNCGFSCQSHFTRLFKADIGTTPAKYRVAMRSDG; from the coding sequence ATGTGCTATACCGTCTCAGATTATCTGGATCAGTCTCCCAACGCCCATGCCCGGGCTCGTCTGGCTCTTGGAGCCGGGCGCACCGTGACCATATGGGAGAATGATGATGCCCGGATCCTCTATGATAAGCCGATCGGCCATACCTTCAGCCTTTATTTGAGAGGTGGTACAGGTACAAAGAGACTGGATGCGGGCGGTGTGAGTGGATGGCCGGGCGCCATTTGTGTCTTGCCCGAAGGACAGATATCTGATTGGGAAATTACTTCGCCTTTCCGGTTTCTGCATCTCGTTTTGCCGGATGAGCCGTTGCGTGCGAGCTTTTCTCGCATACATGATCGTGATGCCAGATATTTTGATCTGGCAGAGGTCATGTATGATGATGCCCCAACCATGATGGGGCCACTTGTGCGATTGGTTGAGGCCGCGAAGACCAGTAATGTTCTTTTGGCAGATAGTGCCATTGCAGAGCTGATCCATCAGTTGCCCGATCAACCCGTTATCTTGAAAGGTGGGCTTTCAACCCGTCAATTGAGGCAGGTGGATGAATGGATTGAAGCAAATCTTGCTTCTTCCATTCGACTGGCAGATCTGGCTGCTCAAACGGATTTGTCAGAGTTTCATTTTCATCGCATGTTTCGTACCTCGCGGGGCACATCTCCACATAAATGGGTTCTGATGCGCAGACTGGAGGCTGCCAAACGGCAACTGGCAGGCTGTGATAGCCTCGCATCCATCGCTACCAATTGTGGCTTTTCCTGCCAAAGTCATTTCACGCGCCTGTTCAAGGCTGATATCGGCACGACCCCTGCAAAATATCGCGTTGCGATGAGGTCTGACGGATAA
- a CDS encoding DMT family transporter, with the protein MSNAFLFFVTVLIWGTSWIGIALQIGPVPVSVSIFYRILLAALLLLLWLGLTRRLALPRQWRFVALQGICLFSMNFMAFYNAAALIPSGLLSVIFSLASIFNAINARIFFGERISIRIFIAGLIGVCGVGLLFWDSLAVSFNPDSLKGIGWMTLGTLFFSWGNMASRQNTATGTPPMIANAWGMAIGACILWTLIMTTQQPFILPTDFTYLAALLYLAIFASVIGFTTYLLLVARIGSAQAGYATVIFPAVALVISTFFEGYQWTGTAIAGVFLVLMGNIVMFAKPKLTGMRALARH; encoded by the coding sequence ATGAGCAACGCATTTCTATTTTTTGTCACGGTCCTGATCTGGGGCACAAGCTGGATCGGCATCGCCTTGCAAATCGGACCTGTTCCCGTCAGTGTCTCGATTTTCTACCGCATCCTGCTGGCGGCATTATTGCTCCTGCTCTGGCTGGGCCTGACCAGACGCCTTGCACTGCCCCGCCAATGGCGCTTTGTGGCATTGCAGGGAATCTGCCTGTTCAGCATGAATTTCATGGCCTTCTATAATGCCGCCGCACTGATCCCGTCCGGGTTGCTCTCGGTCATTTTCTCGCTTGCCTCCATCTTCAATGCCATCAATGCCCGCATCTTTTTCGGTGAAAGGATCTCTATTCGAATATTCATTGCCGGACTCATCGGGGTCTGTGGTGTAGGGCTGTTATTCTGGGACAGCCTTGCTGTCTCCTTCAACCCGGATAGCCTGAAAGGCATTGGCTGGATGACCCTTGGCACTCTATTCTTCTCCTGGGGCAATATGGCATCACGCCAGAACACCGCCACAGGCACCCCGCCCATGATCGCCAATGCCTGGGGCATGGCCATTGGCGCCTGTATTCTCTGGACCTTGATCATGACCACGCAACAGCCTTTCATTCTGCCCACCGATTTCACCTATCTCGCGGCCCTGCTCTATCTGGCTATCTTCGCCTCGGTCATTGGTTTCACCACCTATCTGCTGCTTGTTGCGCGTATCGGCTCTGCACAGGCAGGATATGCCACGGTGATCTTCCCCGCCGTTGCCTTGGTCATATCCACCTTTTTTGAGGGCTATCAATGGACCGGTACAGCCATAGCAGGTGTTTTTCTGGTGTTGATGGGCAACATCGTGATGTTTGCAAAACCAAAGCTGACTGGTATGCGAGCATTGGCAAGACATTGA
- a CDS encoding LysE family translocator, giving the protein MIFDWDFFIFVGALSVAAFAPGPGLAAIVATVLARGAKRAVWFCVGMIIGDLTWLILSLSGLAVIAQKIPIVFLAIKWGGVAYLCYLAFKIWRSEPDAPASVAHPQQRNIPGRVLAGYAVTMGNPKAMLFYLALLPSIVKADHISIALTLSLGLAVIMVLSVVFAIYVIAANKARQMMTSGRAVRTFNRITATALGGAAAWIAFR; this is encoded by the coding sequence ATGATTTTTGATTGGGACTTTTTTATTTTTGTCGGGGCGCTGTCCGTTGCTGCCTTTGCGCCGGGGCCGGGTCTGGCAGCGATCGTTGCCACTGTTCTGGCGCGCGGTGCCAAACGGGCCGTCTGGTTCTGTGTTGGCATGATCATCGGGGATCTGACATGGTTGATCCTGTCCCTCAGCGGCCTTGCCGTGATCGCCCAGAAAATTCCGATTGTGTTTCTCGCCATCAAATGGGGTGGTGTCGCCTATCTTTGTTATCTGGCCTTCAAGATCTGGCGCTCGGAGCCTGATGCACCGGCCAGTGTGGCACATCCGCAGCAGCGGAATATTCCAGGACGTGTTCTGGCTGGATATGCTGTCACCATGGGCAATCCAAAAGCCATGCTATTCTATCTGGCCTTGCTGCCGAGCATAGTGAAGGCGGATCATATTTCCATTGCCTTGACGCTGTCGCTTGGTCTGGCTGTGATTATGGTTCTGTCTGTGGTCTTTGCCATTTATGTAATTGCGGCAAACAAAGCTCGCCAAATGATGACCAGCGGCCGTGCCGTGAGGACTTTCAACCGCATCACAGCCACAGCGTTGGGAGGTGCTGCGGCCTGGATTGCGTTCCGATAA
- a CDS encoding metallophosphoesterase family protein, protein MKFAILADIHGNSAALEAVLSDMDDLGISEAVNLGDHMSGPLDAHKTAEMLIPLNFPSIQGNHDRWLVEQNPSDMSPSDKVAYDQLKPHHLDWLRTLPATMLVHDEVFLCHATPQNDLDYWLEHIDDDGSISSASLQEIEQKAEGIEASLILCGHTHKPRLIRLSDGRLVLNPGSVGSPGYESDYPVYHEMQTGNPNASYAIAEKSGTEWLITFRSVPYDTTRMVEMAKENDRPDWARAVKTGWVTE, encoded by the coding sequence ATGAAATTTGCCATTCTCGCCGACATTCACGGTAATTCAGCAGCATTGGAAGCGGTACTCTCAGATATGGATGATCTGGGTATATCAGAAGCTGTCAATCTGGGCGATCATATGAGCGGACCTTTGGACGCCCATAAGACCGCCGAAATGCTGATCCCGCTCAACTTCCCCTCCATTCAGGGCAATCATGACAGATGGCTGGTCGAACAGAACCCGTCAGACATGAGCCCCTCGGACAAGGTGGCCTATGATCAGTTGAAACCGCACCATCTGGATTGGCTGCGCACACTGCCGGCAACCATGCTTGTCCATGATGAGGTCTTTCTGTGCCACGCAACACCACAGAATGATCTGGATTATTGGCTTGAGCACATCGATGACGATGGCTCCATCAGCTCCGCAAGCCTGCAAGAGATCGAGCAAAAGGCCGAAGGGATAGAGGCCAGCCTCATTCTATGCGGTCATACCCATAAACCACGCCTGATACGCCTGAGTGATGGGCGACTTGTTCTCAATCCCGGCAGTGTCGGCTCCCCAGGCTATGAGTCTGATTATCCGGTCTATCACGAAATGCAGACCGGCAATCCCAATGCCTCCTATGCCATAGCAGAAAAGTCCGGCACGGAATGGCTCATCACCTTCCGCTCGGTCCCGTACGACACAACACGCATGGTTGAAATGGCCAAAGAGAATGACCGGCCAGACTGGGCTCGCGCCGTAAAAACCGGCTGGGTCACGGAATAG
- a CDS encoding GNAT family N-acetyltransferase, which translates to MTYTINQHGQPVGIALPDWIGAGHPGHSSMTGCYAQLVAIDPQIHCKDLFEAYREDVSGKIWTYNSLEPFQTEEGLADWMKTAQGVDAQPYFVILDRETGKASGIASFMRIRPELGVIEIGGITFAPRLQRTRVATEAIYLMMRRAIEELGYRRVEWKCDALNAPSRAAAERFGFSYEGLFEQAMVYKGRSRDTAWYSLLDKDWGAVEQGFKVWLDPDNFDEAGQQLQKLADLIATARA; encoded by the coding sequence ATGACATACACAATCAATCAGCATGGGCAGCCTGTCGGCATTGCATTACCAGACTGGATAGGTGCAGGGCATCCGGGCCACTCCTCCATGACGGGATGTTATGCGCAGTTGGTTGCCATTGATCCGCAGATCCATTGCAAGGATCTGTTCGAAGCCTATCGTGAAGATGTATCTGGCAAGATCTGGACCTATAACTCCCTCGAACCATTCCAAACAGAGGAAGGCCTTGCTGACTGGATGAAGACAGCGCAAGGGGTTGATGCTCAGCCTTATTTTGTCATTCTTGATCGGGAAACAGGTAAAGCGTCGGGTATCGCCAGCTTCATGCGTATTCGGCCTGAGCTTGGTGTGATCGAAATTGGTGGCATTACCTTTGCCCCACGTCTTCAACGCACTCGTGTTGCCACAGAGGCGATCTATCTGATGATGCGCCGAGCTATTGAAGAATTGGGTTATCGCCGTGTCGAATGGAAATGTGATGCCCTGAATGCGCCATCGCGTGCAGCAGCGGAGCGGTTCGGTTTCTCTTATGAAGGCCTGTTTGAGCAAGCGATGGTTTATAAAGGACGTAGCCGTGATACAGCTTGGTATTCCTTGCTGGACAAAGACTGGGGCGCGGTTGAACAAGGCTTTAAGGTGTGGCTGGATCCAGATAATTTTGATGAAGCTGGACAGCAGCTCCAAAAACTGGCTGATCTGATTGCCACAGCACGGGCATGA
- a CDS encoding PLP-dependent aminotransferase family protein — protein MTETTWLGFSIDRASKIPVFEQICLAIRTRANSGELAEGAKLPPTREFATELGVSRSTIVTAYEQLVAEGYLRSRARSGYHIWTSGNVELASHIEPPATIAEADKPHSPIPFEAGQPDMRLFPYRQWAKTLARSCRTNPQAMFEEGPVFGNFNLRKAVANHVSEWRGIQASPHQIIITAGATDAVELCLRTLLNRGDKIGLEDPGYPRVRQFAKVQDLTLTYLDIDEHGTRIPDELINPRLVFVTPSHQYPLGGAMSPNRRLEFIQWANKQKAWILEDDFDSEFRYAGRPIPALAGFDQLNHTLYAGSFAKLFSRSLRLGYLIIPENLLDRFHASFRSFGARASLLPQQALADFMTSGEFYRHLRRMRRIYAERRAFLLAQLRKDFSDIGSFIDHQAGTLIVLHLNDHYHDSNISRQMQQRGFRLQTLSSFSSDRSNHNGLILGFCAYTREEMKPALTALRSCFS, from the coding sequence ATGACCGAAACCACATGGCTTGGCTTTTCGATTGATCGCGCCTCGAAAATACCTGTCTTTGAGCAAATATGTCTGGCAATCAGGACACGGGCAAACTCAGGTGAGCTTGCAGAAGGAGCCAAGCTTCCGCCAACTCGTGAATTTGCGACGGAGTTGGGTGTATCACGGTCCACGATTGTGACCGCGTATGAGCAGCTGGTCGCAGAGGGATATCTGCGTAGCCGGGCACGATCAGGCTATCACATATGGACCAGCGGCAATGTGGAATTGGCATCGCACATCGAACCCCCAGCCACAATTGCAGAAGCAGACAAGCCCCACTCACCCATTCCCTTTGAAGCAGGACAACCAGACATGCGCCTGTTCCCCTATCGGCAATGGGCCAAGACACTGGCAAGATCATGCCGCACCAACCCGCAAGCCATGTTCGAGGAAGGCCCGGTCTTTGGAAATTTCAACCTGCGTAAAGCTGTTGCAAATCATGTGTCGGAATGGCGCGGCATACAAGCTTCTCCGCACCAGATCATCATAACAGCAGGCGCGACAGATGCAGTGGAGTTATGTCTACGCACTCTTCTGAACAGAGGCGACAAAATTGGTCTGGAAGACCCGGGCTACCCGAGGGTCCGGCAATTCGCAAAAGTCCAGGATCTTACTCTCACCTATCTGGATATCGATGAACACGGAACAAGAATACCAGATGAACTTATCAATCCCCGGCTTGTTTTTGTCACCCCATCCCATCAATATCCATTGGGTGGAGCCATGTCACCGAACCGGCGGCTCGAATTCATTCAATGGGCGAACAAGCAAAAGGCCTGGATTCTGGAGGATGATTTTGACAGCGAGTTCCGCTATGCAGGGCGGCCAATCCCGGCACTGGCAGGCTTCGACCAGCTGAATCATACTCTTTATGCCGGCAGCTTTGCCAAACTCTTCTCACGTTCCCTACGGCTGGGATATCTGATTATACCGGAAAACCTGCTGGATCGCTTTCATGCCTCCTTTCGATCTTTCGGTGCCAGAGCCAGCCTGCTACCTCAGCAAGCTTTGGCAGATTTCATGACGTCGGGAGAATTCTATCGTCATCTAAGACGCATGCGCCGTATCTATGCCGAACGACGTGCTTTTCTGCTTGCTCAACTGCGAAAAGATTTTTCAGATATCGGTTCATTCATAGATCATCAAGCAGGCACGCTGATCGTCTTGCACCTGAATGATCATTATCATGACAGCAACATCTCCCGCCAAATGCAACAGAGGGGGTTTCGCCTGCAAACATTGTCATCCTTCTCGTCCGATAGATCCAATCACAACGGACTGATCCTTGGCTTCTGCGCCTATACCCGGGAAGAAATGAAACCCGCTCTGACAGCCCTCAGATCCTGCTTCAGCTAA
- a CDS encoding threonine/serine dehydratase — MTNPVAPSPHVIDLADVQKANGILRSLVTHTPLLENKILNERLGGRLLVKAECLQQTGAFKIRGAYWRIYNMSVEERKRGVISYSSGNHALGVARAAKLLGSHALIVMPEDAPCAKMQAVRDLGAEIVTYNRDRDHYDEVVAHLEQQTGRLHVPPSAHPQVLAGSGTVALELFEQVKERGVQLDAILTPCGGGGLAASTAIVAKALSPDSDVYAVEPELFDDTRRSLGAGVRLANPKGRRTICDAIMTPMPNAVTFPINLDLLSGGLVVSDDEVRAAMRFAFEHYKIITEPGAAVGIAAVLSGRIDIKDKMIATVVTGGNIDVERFLGLVAV, encoded by the coding sequence ATGACAAACCCAGTTGCTCCAAGCCCGCATGTGATTGATCTGGCCGATGTGCAAAAAGCCAATGGTATTCTGCGATCTTTGGTCACTCATACACCGCTTCTTGAAAATAAAATTCTGAATGAGCGGCTCGGCGGACGCCTTCTGGTCAAGGCAGAGTGTTTGCAGCAGACCGGTGCCTTCAAAATTCGTGGGGCCTATTGGCGCATTTATAATATGTCGGTAGAGGAGCGTAAGCGTGGTGTGATCAGCTATTCGTCTGGTAATCATGCACTGGGTGTGGCACGTGCGGCAAAACTCCTTGGCAGTCATGCACTGATTGTGATGCCGGAGGATGCACCATGTGCCAAAATGCAGGCGGTGAGGGATTTGGGGGCAGAGATTGTCACGTATAATCGTGATCGCGACCATTATGATGAAGTGGTGGCGCATCTCGAGCAGCAGACCGGTCGTCTTCATGTGCCGCCCAGTGCCCATCCGCAGGTGTTGGCGGGGTCTGGAACTGTAGCGCTTGAGCTTTTCGAGCAGGTAAAGGAACGGGGTGTGCAGCTTGACGCCATTCTCACTCCGTGCGGAGGCGGAGGTCTTGCGGCCTCTACTGCTATCGTTGCCAAAGCTTTGTCACCTGACAGCGATGTTTATGCGGTGGAGCCGGAATTGTTTGATGATACAAGACGCTCGCTCGGAGCTGGAGTGCGCCTTGCCAATCCCAAAGGTCGGCGCACCATCTGTGATGCTATCATGACCCCAATGCCCAATGCGGTGACCTTCCCAATCAATCTGGATCTGTTATCTGGCGGGCTGGTTGTCAGCGATGATGAAGTCCGTGCCGCCATGCGCTTTGCTTTCGAGCATTACAAGATCATCACCGAACCCGGTGCTGCGGTCGGTATTGCGGCTGTCCTTTCTGGCCGTATCGATATCAAGGACAAGATGATCGCAACCGTGGTGACAGGTGGCAATATCGATGTGGAGCGGTTCTTGGGGCTGGTGGCGGTATAG
- the phnC gene encoding phosphonate ABC transporter ATP-binding protein — MTAINVSSVSKSFEAGKSVLEDVSFKIEAGEMVALIGASGSGKSTLIRMISGLETIDKGEDSTIALFGQDVQRNGRRLPAARALRREIGVIFQQFNLVGRLSLLNNVLVGRLGHIPKWRGNLGLFGTAEKIGALRALERVGMVDFAHRRASRLSGGQQQRGAIARVLTQQARLILADEPIASLDPKSADTVMETLSIINREDKATVIVSLHQIDHAFRHCKRIIALRQGKLVYDGPTHGIDKGDLAALYDNDADTDFVPSNKKPRDLSSFGKKPVEPKKAALAVE, encoded by the coding sequence ATGACAGCAATCAATGTGAGCAGCGTTTCCAAGTCTTTTGAAGCTGGAAAATCAGTATTGGAAGATGTCTCATTCAAAATTGAGGCGGGAGAAATGGTTGCCCTGATCGGTGCATCCGGCTCGGGGAAATCGACGCTCATCCGCATGATTTCCGGGTTGGAAACCATCGACAAGGGCGAGGACAGCACCATCGCCCTGTTCGGTCAGGACGTACAGCGCAATGGTCGCCGTTTGCCAGCCGCCCGTGCCCTGCGCCGTGAGATCGGCGTGATCTTTCAGCAATTCAATCTCGTGGGTCGTTTGAGCCTTCTGAACAATGTGCTGGTTGGCCGTTTGGGCCATATCCCGAAATGGCGTGGCAATCTTGGCCTGTTCGGCACGGCAGAAAAGATTGGCGCCCTGCGCGCTCTGGAGCGCGTCGGTATGGTCGACTTTGCCCATCGCCGTGCATCACGTCTGTCTGGCGGCCAGCAGCAACGAGGTGCCATAGCACGCGTCCTGACACAGCAGGCCCGCCTCATTCTGGCTGATGAGCCAATTGCTTCTCTCGATCCGAAATCAGCTGACACCGTGATGGAAACCCTCTCCATCATCAATCGTGAAGACAAGGCCACGGTCATCGTGTCCCTGCATCAGATCGACCATGCCTTCCGCCATTGCAAGCGCATCATCGCATTGCGTCAGGGCAAGCTGGTCTATGACGGCCCCACCCATGGCATCGATAAGGGTGACCTTGCCGCTCTCTATGACAATGATGCCGACACAGATTTCGTCCCTTCAAACAAGAAACCAAGGGACCTCAGTTCGTTCGGCAAGAAACCTGTCGAACCGAAGAAAGCCGCTCTTGCGGTCGAGTAG
- the phnD gene encoding phosphonate ABC transporter substrate-binding protein → MFKKLVMAGAFALSGAAAHADEAAMPKVINFGIISTESATILEENFKPFLTDMSKSLGVEVKPFFASDYAGVIAGMGAKQVDVAWFGNKSAIQAVDKAGGEVFAQTIGSNGERGYYSLLITQADSDLNSLDDVLKCENGKSFGNGDPNSTSGFAIPGYYVWALNNKTPEECFSKVTASNHEGNALAVAAGQVDVATNNTESLYARLAKSNPKAAAKIKEIWRSPLIPSDPMVWRGDLSDEVKAKIYYFFMQYGRFGDTEKVKAERAVLASLSDGWGPFLASSNAQLLDVRQIEAFKAKLKAERAKDTDAIKAADALLADLAEQAKIVGKAGY, encoded by the coding sequence ATGTTCAAGAAACTGGTTATGGCAGGCGCGTTTGCTCTGTCTGGTGCTGCAGCTCACGCTGACGAAGCTGCAATGCCAAAGGTCATCAATTTCGGTATCATCTCCACCGAAAGCGCGACCATTCTGGAAGAAAACTTCAAGCCATTCCTCACCGACATGTCCAAGTCTTTGGGTGTCGAGGTCAAGCCTTTCTTCGCGTCCGATTATGCCGGCGTGATTGCCGGCATGGGTGCCAAGCAGGTCGATGTTGCATGGTTCGGCAACAAATCTGCCATCCAGGCTGTCGATAAAGCCGGTGGCGAAGTCTTCGCCCAGACCATCGGCTCCAATGGCGAGCGCGGTTATTATTCCCTGCTCATCACCCAGGCTGACAGCGATCTGAACTCGCTGGACGATGTTCTGAAATGCGAAAACGGCAAGAGCTTCGGCAATGGTGATCCAAACTCCACTTCCGGCTTTGCTATCCCTGGCTATTATGTCTGGGCGCTGAACAACAAGACACCTGAAGAGTGCTTCTCCAAGGTGACCGCGTCCAACCATGAAGGCAACGCCCTGGCTGTTGCTGCCGGCCAGGTTGATGTTGCAACCAACAACACCGAGTCTCTCTATGCGCGCCTTGCCAAGAGCAACCCGAAGGCTGCTGCCAAGATCAAGGAAATCTGGCGCTCTCCTCTGATCCCGTCCGACCCAATGGTGTGGCGTGGTGATCTGTCTGATGAAGTCAAAGCCAAGATCTATTACTTCTTCATGCAATATGGCCGCTTCGGTGATACCGAGAAAGTGAAAGCCGAGCGCGCAGTACTGGCTAGCCTTTCCGATGGTTGGGGCCCATTCCTTGCCTCTTCCAACGCTCAGTTGCTTGACGTTCGCCAGATCGAGGCTTTCAAAGCCAAGCTGAAAGCGGAACGCGCCAAGGATACGGACGCTATCAAAGCCGCTGACGCTCTGCTGGCTGACCTGGCCGAGCAAGCAAAGATTGTCGGCAAAGCTGGCTACTAA
- the phnE gene encoding phosphonate ABC transporter, permease protein PhnE translates to MATDTANGFQTATPSDAILAQMQPRWKARFQLWSIIGVVVLLLAVSYYPAEVNNWPRLFTGNDFLYDMIGQFLRPNFSSIELYLRKMLETVQIALWGTVLSIIFGAPLALLASSNIAPAWLVFATRRLMDASRAINDLVFAVLFVAVVGLGPLPGVMAIFVHNLGIISKLFSEAVESIDPRPVEGIHSTGATRIQEIIYGVIPQVIPLWSSFSLYRFETNVRSATVLGIVGAGGIGFTFNEAFKGFRFEEASAIIIVMVVTVTIIDMISSRLRKMLI, encoded by the coding sequence ATGGCCACCGATACAGCAAACGGCTTTCAGACAGCCACCCCAAGCGATGCAATCCTTGCCCAGATGCAGCCTCGCTGGAAAGCCCGCTTTCAACTCTGGTCGATCATCGGTGTCGTTGTGTTGCTTCTGGCCGTCTCCTATTACCCGGCCGAGGTCAATAACTGGCCACGGCTCTTCACAGGCAATGACTTCCTCTATGACATGATCGGCCAGTTCCTGCGTCCCAATTTCTCCTCCATCGAGCTGTATTTGCGCAAGATGCTCGAAACGGTGCAGATCGCTCTTTGGGGCACGGTCCTGTCAATTATCTTTGGAGCACCACTGGCCCTTCTGGCATCCAGCAACATCGCCCCTGCCTGGCTGGTCTTTGCCACCCGCCGCCTGATGGATGCCAGCCGCGCCATCAATGATCTGGTCTTTGCTGTGTTGTTCGTTGCTGTTGTGGGTCTCGGTCCCCTGCCCGGCGTGATGGCCATTTTCGTCCATAACCTTGGTATCATTTCCAAACTGTTTTCCGAGGCGGTCGAGTCCATTGATCCTCGCCCGGTAGAAGGCATCCACAGCACTGGTGCCACCCGCATCCAGGAAATCATCTATGGCGTCATCCCGCAGGTGATCCCGCTCTGGTCCAGCTTCTCGCTCTATCGCTTCGAGACAAATGTGCGCTCTGCCACCGTGCTAGGCATCGTCGGCGCCGGCGGCATCGGCTTCACCTTCAATGAGGCTTTCAAAGGCTTCCGTTTCGAAGAAGCCAGCGCCATCATCATCGTCATGGTGGTCACCGTTACCATCATCGACATGATCTCCAGCCGCCTGCGCAAAATGCTGATTTAG